One window of the Zea mays cultivar B73 chromosome 3, Zm-B73-REFERENCE-NAM-5.0, whole genome shotgun sequence genome contains the following:
- the LOC103651324 gene encoding zinc finger protein BRUTUS isoform X1 produces the protein MATPTPMPGSEGTLVAVMPRSPSPTPAEAGTSATETPVLIFLYFHKAIRAELEALHGAAVLLATERTGDVAALAERCRFFFSIYKHHCDAEDAVIFPALDIRVKNVAGTYSLEHKGESDLFSQLFDLLELDIQNDDALRRELASCTGAIQTCLSQHMSKEEEQVFPLLTKKFSCEEQADLVWQFLCNIPVNMVAEFLPWLSTSVTSDEHQDIRDCLCKVVPDEKLLQQVVFTWMEGKAAREVAESFATGNLVRNHSAEDVSDHGEIYVCSQQESKLGSKNCAESNGSQADRHPIDDILYWHNAIRMELHDIKKETRRVQQSGNFSDISAFNERLQFIADVCIYHSIAEDQVVFPAVDSELSFVQEHAEEEHRFNNFRCLIQQFQIAGAKSTALDFYSKLCSHADKILETIEKHFSNEETKVLPQARMFFSPEKQRELSYKSLCVMPLKLLERVLPWLVSKLSDEQATSFLQNIRLAASPSETALVTLISGWACKGRDKSKSGEYLCLTSGTARCLSDDVDDQGKCRSFCPCASHNSSDLSLQLQTENGSRPGKRGKDAVSFPGTNGSYCSQTADIDASPCSKKPCCIPGLRVKSSNLGIGSLASVKSFRSLPYNSTAPSIYSSLFSWETDASLSCSDGISRPIDTIFKFHKAIRKDLEYLDVESGRLIDGDESCLRQFIGRFRLLWGLYRAHSNAEDEIVFPALESRETLHNVSHSYTLDHKQEEQLFEDISDVLFQLSQLHDSQGHAQTKVNEVKQSCFHSSNDVDFTRKYNELATKLQAMCKSIRVALTNHVHREELELWPLFDKHFSVEEQDKLVGRIIGSTGAEVLQSMVPWVTSALTQEEQNKMLDTWKQATKNTMFGEWLNEWWKGAGTSDSSAEAPSAPEDSHLQDKLEQNDQMFKPGWKDIFRMNQSELEAEVRKVSRDPTLDPRRKAYLIQNLMTSRWIAAQQKLPEPNSEECSDDASIPGCAPSYRDQEKEIYGCEHYKRNCKLVAACCNKLFTCRFCHDKVSDHTMERKATQEMMCMVCLKIQPVGPFCQTPSCNRLSMAKYYCNICKFFDDERTVYHCPFCNLCRLGKGLGVDFFHCMKCNCCLGMKLTEHKCREKGLETNCPICCDFLFTSSAAVRALPCGHFMHSACFQAYTCSHYTCPICCKSLGDMAVYFGMLDALLAAEELPEEYRDRCQVAQFFCSRFLLFRPLEYIYQFLLHRSSRIYCAMTVRGKADVDFTGYTTNAAPVGRTIPELSRLTLQIAPHQISWREHLCLFVAFFFLLCKYLLAGRKKEMSCRIVNIISFVAISVL, from the exons ATGGCGACGCCGACGCCCATGCCCGGAAGCGAGGGGACGCTCGTGGCGGTGATGCCGCGGTCCCCGTCCCCGACGCCGGCGGAGGCGGGGACCTCGGCGACCGAGACGCCCGTGCTAATATTCCTTTACTTCCACAAGGCGATCCGCGCGGAGCTCGAGGCGCTGCACGGCGCCGCCGTGCTCCTGGCCACCGAGCGCACCGGCGATGTCGCGGCGCTCGCCGAGCGCTGCCGCTTTTTCTTCAGCATCTACAAACACCACTGCGATGCCGAGGACGCG GTCATCTTTCCAGCACTTGACATCCGAGTAAAGAATGTTGCAGGGACCTATTCCTTAGAGCATAAAGGAGAAAGCGATCTTTTTAGCCAGTTATTTGATCTCCTGGAATTGGACATACAGAATGATGATGCTCTTCGTAGGGAGCTTGCGTCATGTACAGGCGCGATACAAACGTGTCTCAGCCAACATATGTCCAAGGAGGAAGAACAG GTCTTTCCATTGCTGACAAAGAAATTTTCATGTGAAGAACAAGCTGATTTAGTGTGGCAATTCCTCTGCAACATTCCTGTCAATATGGTAGCAGAGTTCCTTCCATGGCTTTCAACTTCTGTCACATCTGATGAGCACCAAGACATCCGTGACTGCTTATGTAAAGTAGTTCCTGATGAGAAACTTCTCCAACAG GTTGTATTCACATGGATGGAGGGGAAAGCAGCAAGAGAAGTGGCAGAGAGCTTTGCCACTGGTAATTTAGTAAGAAATCATAGTGCTGAGGATGTCTCAGACCATGGGGAGATTTATGTTTGTTCACAGCAAGAATCTAAACTTGGGAGTAAAAACTGTGCAGAATCTAATGGTTCTCAAGCCGACAGGCATCCTATAGATGATATTTTATACTGGCACAACGCTATCCGCATGGAGTTACATGATATAAAAAAAGAAACAAGAAGGGTGCAACAGTCTGGGAATTTTTCTGATATATCAGCCTTCAATGAGAGGCTTCAGTTCATTGCAGATGTATGCATCTACCACAG TATCGCTGAGGATCAGGTTGTTTTTCCTGCAGTCGATAGTGAGCTGTCCTTTGTGCAGGAGCATGCTGAAGAAGAACACAGGTTTAACAATTTCAGGTGTTTAATTCAGCAATTCCAAATAGCAGGAGCCAAATCAACTGCACTGGACTTCTACTCAAAACTGTGTTCACATGCTGATAAAATATTGGAGACAATCGAAAAACACTTCAGCAATGAAGAAACCAAG GTGCTTCCTCAAGCTAGGATGTTTTTCTCTCCTGAAAAGCAAAGGGAACTTTCGTACAAAAGTCTGTGTGTTATGCCATTGAAATTATTGGAACGTGTTTTACCATGGTTGGTGTCAAAGCTGAGTGATGAGCAGGCAACTTCATTTCTTCAGAATATACGATTGGCAG CATCACCATCTGAAACTGCACTGGTCACTCTTATCTCTGGTTGGGCATGCAAAGGCCGGGACAAATCCAAATCTGGAGAATATTTATGCTTAACATCAGGTACAGCAAGATGCCTGTCAGATGATGTAGATGATCAGGGAAAATGCCGATCATTCTGCCCATGTGCTTCACACAACAGCTCAGATCTTTCTCTGCAGCTACAAACTGAAAATGGTTCTAGGCCAGGCAAGCGAGGAAAAGATGCAGTATCTTTTCCTGGTACTAATGGAAGCTACTGCTCTCAAACTGCTGACATTGATGCAAGTCCATGTAGCAAAAAGCCTTGTTGTATTCCTGGGTTGAGAGTAAAGAGTAGCAACCTTGGTATTGGTTCCCTGGCTTCTGTGAAGTCCTTTCGCTCTTTACCATACAATTCTACTGCTCCTTCAATATATTCGAGCCTCTTCTCATGGGAGACAGATGCATCATTGTCTTGTTCGGATGGCATTTCAAGGCCAATTGATACAATATTCAAATTTCATAAGGCAATTCGCAAGGATTTAGAGTACTTAGATGTTGAATCTGGAAGGCTCATTGATGGTGATGAGTCTTGCCTTCGCCAATTCATTGGAAGGTTCCGTTTGTTATGGGGTCTTTACAGGGCTCACAGCAATGCTGAGGATGAAATTGTGTTCCCAGCATTGGAATCCAGAGAAACATTGCACAATGTGAGCCATTCATATACTCTTGACCACAAGCAGGAAGAACAATTATTCGAAGATATCTCTGATGTTCTCTTTCAGCTTTCACAACTACATGATAGCCAGGGCCATGCCCAGACTAAAGTTAATGAAGTAAAGCAAAGCTGTTTCCATTCATCTAATGACGTTGATTTTACTAGGAAGTATAATGAGCTTGCCACAAAACTTCAGGCCATGTGCAAGTCTATCCGGGTCGCCTTGACTAATCATGTCCATAGAGAAGAACTTGAATTGTGGCCGTTGTTTGACAAACATTTTTCTGTGGAGGAGCAAGATAAACTTGTAGGTCGTATAATTGGTTCAACAGGTGCTGAGGTTCTCCAATCTATGGTACCCTGGGTTACATCAGCTCTCACTCAAGAGGAGCAGAACAAAATGCTTGATACCTGGAAGCAAGCAACAAAAAATACAATGTTTGGGGAATGGCTAAACGAGTGGTGGAAGGGAGCTGGAACATCTGATTCTTCAGCAGAGGCACCCTCTGCTCCAGAAG ATAGTCATTTACAAGATAAGCTTGAACAAAATGACCAGATGTTTAAGCCTGGCTGGAAGGACATATTTCGAATGAACCAGAGTGAACTTGAGGCTGAGGTGCGAAAGGTTTCACGAGATCCTACACTTGACCCAAGGCGGAAGGCCTATCTAATTCAAAATCTCATGACAAG CCGCTGGATAGCTGCTCAGCAAAAGTTACCGGAACCAAATTCTGAAGAATGTAGTGATGATGCTAGTATACCTGGATGTGCGCCTTCATATCGAGACCAGGAGAAAGAAATTTATGGTTGTgaacattacaaacggaactgcaAACTTGTTGCTGCATGCTGCAACAAGCTGTTCACATGCAGATTTTGCCATGATAAAGTTAGTGACCATACAATGGAAAG GAAAGCAACACAGGAAATGATGTGCATGGTGTGCCTAAAGATTCAACCCGTTGGTCCGTTCTGCCAAACCCCATCTTGTAACAGACTATCGATGGCAAAGTACTACTGCAACATCTGCAAATTTTTCGATGACGAAAG GACTGTGTACCACTGCCCGTTTTGTAATTTGTGTCGTCTTGGGAAAGGTCTTGGTGTTGATTTCTTTCATTGCATGAAATGCAACTGCTGTCTTGGAATGAAATTAACTGAGCACAAATGTCGGGAAAAAGGGCTAGAGACAAATTGTCCAATATGCTGTGACTTCCTGTTTACATCAAGTGCCGCAGTCAGAGCCCTCCCTTGCGGCCACTTCATGCATTCAGCTTGCTTTCAG GCATACACTTGTAGCCACTACACTTGTCCTATCTGCTGCAAATCTCTGGGAGATATGGCG GTGTATTTTGGCATGCTTGATGCCTTGTTGGCTGCTGAAGAGCTTCCGGAGGAATACCGTGATAGGTGTCAGGTAGCCCAGTTCTTCTGTTCGCGATTTTTATTGTTTCGACCGCTGGAGTATATTTACCAATTTTTATTGCATCGCTCGTCCAGGATATACTGTGCAATGACTGTGAGAGGAAAGGCAGATGTCGATTTCACTGGCTATACCACAAATGCGGCTCCTGTGGGTCGTACAATACCCGAGTTATCAAGACTGACACTGCAGATTGCTCCACACCAAATTAGCTGGAGGGAACATTTGTGCTTATTTGTAGCCTTTTTTTTTCTCTTATGTAAATATCTTCTAGCGGGAAGGAAAAAAGAGATGTCCTGTAGGATAGTTAACATAATTTCATTCGTAGCGATATCAGTTTTGTAA
- the LOC103651324 gene encoding zinc finger protein BRUTUS isoform X2, with protein sequence MATPTPMPGSEGTLVAVMPRSPSPTPAEAGTSATETPVLIFLYFHKAIRAELEALHGAAVLLATERTGDVAALAERCRFFFSIYKHHCDAEDAVIFPALDIRVKNVAGTYSLEHKGESDLFSQLFDLLELDIQNDDALRRELASCTGAIQTCLSQHMSKEEEQVFPLLTKKFSCEEQADLVWQFLCNIPVNMVAEFLPWLSTSVTSDEHQDIRDCLCKVVPDEKLLQQVVFTWMEGKAAREVAESFATGNLVRNHSAEDVSDHGEIYVCSQQESKLGSKNCAESNGSQADRHPIDDILYWHNAIRMELHDIKKETRRVQQSGNFSDISAFNERLQFIADVCIYHSIAEDQVVFPAVDSELSFVQEHAEEEHRFNNFRCLIQQFQIAGAKSTALDFYSKLCSHADKILETIEKHFSNEETKVLPQARMFFSPEKQRELSYKSLCVMPLKLLERVLPWLVSKLSDEQATSFLQNIRLAASPSETALVTLISGWACKGRDKSKSGEYLCLTSGTARCLSDDVDDQGKCRSFCPCASHNSSDLSLQLQTENGSRPGKRGKDAVSFPGTNGSYCSQTADIDASPCSKKPCCIPGLRVKSSNLGIGSLASVKSFRSLPYNSTAPSIYSSLFSWETDASLSCSDGISRPIDTIFKFHKAIRKDLEYLDVESGRLIDGDESCLRQFIGRFRLLWGLYRAHSNAEDEIVFPALESRETLHNVSHSYTLDHKQEEQLFEDISDVLFQLSQLHDSQGHAQTKVNEVKQSCFHSSNDVDFTRKYNELATKLQAMCKSIRVALTNHVHREELELWPLFDKHFSVEEQDKLVGRIIGSTGAEVLQSMVPWVTSALTQEEQNKMLDTWKQATKNTMFGEWLNEWWKGAGTSDSSAEAPSAPEDSHLQDKLEQNDQMFKPGWKDIFRMNQSELEAEVRKVSRDPTLDPRRKAYLIQNLMTSRWIAAQQKLPEPNSEECSDDASIPGCAPSYRDQEKEIYGCEHYKRNCKLVAACCNKLFTCRFCHDKVSDHTMERKATQEMMCMVCLKIQPVGPFCQTPSCNRLSMAKYYCNICKFFDDERTVYHCPFCNLCRLGKGLGVDFFHCMKCNCCLGMKLTEHKCREKGLETNCPICCDFLFTSSAAVRALPCGHFMHSACFQAYTCSHYTCPICCKSLGDMAVYFGMLDALLAAEELPEEYRDRCQDILCNDCERKGRCRFHWLYHKCGSCGSYNTRVIKTDTADCSTPN encoded by the exons ATGGCGACGCCGACGCCCATGCCCGGAAGCGAGGGGACGCTCGTGGCGGTGATGCCGCGGTCCCCGTCCCCGACGCCGGCGGAGGCGGGGACCTCGGCGACCGAGACGCCCGTGCTAATATTCCTTTACTTCCACAAGGCGATCCGCGCGGAGCTCGAGGCGCTGCACGGCGCCGCCGTGCTCCTGGCCACCGAGCGCACCGGCGATGTCGCGGCGCTCGCCGAGCGCTGCCGCTTTTTCTTCAGCATCTACAAACACCACTGCGATGCCGAGGACGCG GTCATCTTTCCAGCACTTGACATCCGAGTAAAGAATGTTGCAGGGACCTATTCCTTAGAGCATAAAGGAGAAAGCGATCTTTTTAGCCAGTTATTTGATCTCCTGGAATTGGACATACAGAATGATGATGCTCTTCGTAGGGAGCTTGCGTCATGTACAGGCGCGATACAAACGTGTCTCAGCCAACATATGTCCAAGGAGGAAGAACAG GTCTTTCCATTGCTGACAAAGAAATTTTCATGTGAAGAACAAGCTGATTTAGTGTGGCAATTCCTCTGCAACATTCCTGTCAATATGGTAGCAGAGTTCCTTCCATGGCTTTCAACTTCTGTCACATCTGATGAGCACCAAGACATCCGTGACTGCTTATGTAAAGTAGTTCCTGATGAGAAACTTCTCCAACAG GTTGTATTCACATGGATGGAGGGGAAAGCAGCAAGAGAAGTGGCAGAGAGCTTTGCCACTGGTAATTTAGTAAGAAATCATAGTGCTGAGGATGTCTCAGACCATGGGGAGATTTATGTTTGTTCACAGCAAGAATCTAAACTTGGGAGTAAAAACTGTGCAGAATCTAATGGTTCTCAAGCCGACAGGCATCCTATAGATGATATTTTATACTGGCACAACGCTATCCGCATGGAGTTACATGATATAAAAAAAGAAACAAGAAGGGTGCAACAGTCTGGGAATTTTTCTGATATATCAGCCTTCAATGAGAGGCTTCAGTTCATTGCAGATGTATGCATCTACCACAG TATCGCTGAGGATCAGGTTGTTTTTCCTGCAGTCGATAGTGAGCTGTCCTTTGTGCAGGAGCATGCTGAAGAAGAACACAGGTTTAACAATTTCAGGTGTTTAATTCAGCAATTCCAAATAGCAGGAGCCAAATCAACTGCACTGGACTTCTACTCAAAACTGTGTTCACATGCTGATAAAATATTGGAGACAATCGAAAAACACTTCAGCAATGAAGAAACCAAG GTGCTTCCTCAAGCTAGGATGTTTTTCTCTCCTGAAAAGCAAAGGGAACTTTCGTACAAAAGTCTGTGTGTTATGCCATTGAAATTATTGGAACGTGTTTTACCATGGTTGGTGTCAAAGCTGAGTGATGAGCAGGCAACTTCATTTCTTCAGAATATACGATTGGCAG CATCACCATCTGAAACTGCACTGGTCACTCTTATCTCTGGTTGGGCATGCAAAGGCCGGGACAAATCCAAATCTGGAGAATATTTATGCTTAACATCAGGTACAGCAAGATGCCTGTCAGATGATGTAGATGATCAGGGAAAATGCCGATCATTCTGCCCATGTGCTTCACACAACAGCTCAGATCTTTCTCTGCAGCTACAAACTGAAAATGGTTCTAGGCCAGGCAAGCGAGGAAAAGATGCAGTATCTTTTCCTGGTACTAATGGAAGCTACTGCTCTCAAACTGCTGACATTGATGCAAGTCCATGTAGCAAAAAGCCTTGTTGTATTCCTGGGTTGAGAGTAAAGAGTAGCAACCTTGGTATTGGTTCCCTGGCTTCTGTGAAGTCCTTTCGCTCTTTACCATACAATTCTACTGCTCCTTCAATATATTCGAGCCTCTTCTCATGGGAGACAGATGCATCATTGTCTTGTTCGGATGGCATTTCAAGGCCAATTGATACAATATTCAAATTTCATAAGGCAATTCGCAAGGATTTAGAGTACTTAGATGTTGAATCTGGAAGGCTCATTGATGGTGATGAGTCTTGCCTTCGCCAATTCATTGGAAGGTTCCGTTTGTTATGGGGTCTTTACAGGGCTCACAGCAATGCTGAGGATGAAATTGTGTTCCCAGCATTGGAATCCAGAGAAACATTGCACAATGTGAGCCATTCATATACTCTTGACCACAAGCAGGAAGAACAATTATTCGAAGATATCTCTGATGTTCTCTTTCAGCTTTCACAACTACATGATAGCCAGGGCCATGCCCAGACTAAAGTTAATGAAGTAAAGCAAAGCTGTTTCCATTCATCTAATGACGTTGATTTTACTAGGAAGTATAATGAGCTTGCCACAAAACTTCAGGCCATGTGCAAGTCTATCCGGGTCGCCTTGACTAATCATGTCCATAGAGAAGAACTTGAATTGTGGCCGTTGTTTGACAAACATTTTTCTGTGGAGGAGCAAGATAAACTTGTAGGTCGTATAATTGGTTCAACAGGTGCTGAGGTTCTCCAATCTATGGTACCCTGGGTTACATCAGCTCTCACTCAAGAGGAGCAGAACAAAATGCTTGATACCTGGAAGCAAGCAACAAAAAATACAATGTTTGGGGAATGGCTAAACGAGTGGTGGAAGGGAGCTGGAACATCTGATTCTTCAGCAGAGGCACCCTCTGCTCCAGAAG ATAGTCATTTACAAGATAAGCTTGAACAAAATGACCAGATGTTTAAGCCTGGCTGGAAGGACATATTTCGAATGAACCAGAGTGAACTTGAGGCTGAGGTGCGAAAGGTTTCACGAGATCCTACACTTGACCCAAGGCGGAAGGCCTATCTAATTCAAAATCTCATGACAAG CCGCTGGATAGCTGCTCAGCAAAAGTTACCGGAACCAAATTCTGAAGAATGTAGTGATGATGCTAGTATACCTGGATGTGCGCCTTCATATCGAGACCAGGAGAAAGAAATTTATGGTTGTgaacattacaaacggaactgcaAACTTGTTGCTGCATGCTGCAACAAGCTGTTCACATGCAGATTTTGCCATGATAAAGTTAGTGACCATACAATGGAAAG GAAAGCAACACAGGAAATGATGTGCATGGTGTGCCTAAAGATTCAACCCGTTGGTCCGTTCTGCCAAACCCCATCTTGTAACAGACTATCGATGGCAAAGTACTACTGCAACATCTGCAAATTTTTCGATGACGAAAG GACTGTGTACCACTGCCCGTTTTGTAATTTGTGTCGTCTTGGGAAAGGTCTTGGTGTTGATTTCTTTCATTGCATGAAATGCAACTGCTGTCTTGGAATGAAATTAACTGAGCACAAATGTCGGGAAAAAGGGCTAGAGACAAATTGTCCAATATGCTGTGACTTCCTGTTTACATCAAGTGCCGCAGTCAGAGCCCTCCCTTGCGGCCACTTCATGCATTCAGCTTGCTTTCAG GCATACACTTGTAGCCACTACACTTGTCCTATCTGCTGCAAATCTCTGGGAGATATGGCG GTGTATTTTGGCATGCTTGATGCCTTGTTGGCTGCTGAAGAGCTTCCGGAGGAATACCGTGATAGGTGTCAG GATATACTGTGCAATGACTGTGAGAGGAAAGGCAGATGTCGATTTCACTGGCTATACCACAAATGCGGCTCCTGTGGGTCGTACAATACCCGAGTTATCAAGACTGACACTGCAGATTGCTCCACACCAAATTAG